In Rhodothermales bacterium, the DNA window CACGTTCGGCGGGCGGCTCGCCTTCCTCCTCAACACCGGCTCGGGCTATGAGCTGACCGTCGAGGCGCTGCAAGACCTCGACGTGGGCTCCGTCGCGACGCCGACGCTCGCCGACCTCGACGGCGACGGCGACCTCGACCTCCTCGTCGGCGAGTTCGCCGGCACGCTGAACTATTTCCGCAACGACGGCTCGCCGCAGGTCCCGAACTTCGTCGAGACCGACGTGACGGCGCTCGGCCTCCCCGACGGCTTCGACGTCGGCCGCTTCAGCGCGCCGCACCTCACGGACCTCGACGGCGACGGCGACGCGGACCTCCTCGTCGGGACGGAGACCGACGACATCCTCTTCTTCCGCAACGTCGGGACGCCGACGGCGCCGCAGTTCGAGCAGCAGCCGCTGGAGGCGGGGACGCTCCGCTACAACACGGCCCCCGCCACGGCCGACCTCGACGGCGACGGCGACCTCGACATCCTCGCGGGCGACCTCGCCGGGGGCCTGCTCTACCTCGACAACCGGCGGATCACGACGTCGAGCGCCGCGCCGCTCCCGGCGCCGAGCGGCGCCCGCGTCGAGAGCTTCCCCAATCCCTTCGGCGAGGCGACGACGCTGCGGGTCAGCGGGGGCGAGGCGCCGATGACGCTGACGCTCTTCGACGCCGTCGGCCGGGCGCTGCGGGCGTGGCCGCTCCGCTCCCCGGCGGCGGTCCACACCGTCGCGTGGGACGGGACGACGGCGGCGGGCGTGCCGGCCCCGAGCGGGGTGTACGTCGCCCGCCTCACCGCCGGCGACCGCGTGCTCGACACGCAGAAGCTGCTGCGGCTGCGTTAGCGCGCGCCGCCGGTCCCTACTCCCGATCCGGTGCCGTCGCCGAGGTCAGGATGAACGAGCGGCGCGCGTCCACCGTCTCGTCCGATTCAATCGCCTCGAACCCCGCGCCGCGGAGGAGCGATTCGACCTCGTCGCGCTCCCAGAGCCGGAATCCGTACTGCGTGGGCGGGAGGCGCTGGAGATCCTCGACGCGGCCGTACGCGATGCAGAGCCGGCCGCCGGGCGTCAGCACGCGGGCGAGTTCGCGTGCGGCCCGCTCCGGGTCGGACCAGAAGTAGATGGTGTTCACGGTGAAGGCGCGGTCGAAGCTCGCGTCGCCGAACGGGATCGCCTCCACGGAGCCCCGCTTGAGATCGAGCCGGCCCTGCTCGATCGCCAAGCGGAACTGGCGCTCGGCCCGATGCCGCATCGTGTCCGAGAGCTCGAGGCCGGCGACCGCGCCCTCCGGCGTGCGCCGGAGGAGCTCGTCGAAGAGGGAGGCCCCGCCGAAGCCGATTTCGAGAACGCGGTGCCCGGCTTCGAGGCCGAGGGCTTCGAGCGTGGCGCGGTTCATCGGGCGGTTGCCCACGTTCATCAGCCGAGCGATGAGCCGCCCGAACAGGCCGTCTGGCGTGCGGAGGTGGCGCGCGATCAGACGGAACACCACGGCCTACCTCTGCAAGTCAGCGAAGGTGTCGCAGGAGCCGACGTCGCCGCTGCGGAACCCGCTCTGGAACGCCTCGACGCGCTGCGCCGACGTGCCGTGCGTGAACGAGTCCGGAGACGCGGCGTCCCCCTGGATGCGGTCGTCGCCGACGGCCCCTGCCGCGTCGATGCCCTCTTGCACGTCGCCCGTTTCGAGGAGGTCGCGCTCGGTCTCGGCGTAGTACGCCCAGACGCCCGCGTAGCAGTCCGCCTGCAGCTCGGTGCGGACGGAGAGCTCGTTTGCCTGCGCCTGCGGGAGCCGCTGCTTCATCTGCTGAACTTGGGAGAGCGTGCCTTCGAGGTTCTGCACGTGGTGGCCGATCTCGTGGGCGATCACGTACGCGATCGCGAAGTCGCCCGACGCGCCCATCCGCTGGAGCTGGCGGAAGAAGCCGAGGTCGAGGTAGACCCGCTGGTCGGTGGGGCAGTAGAACGGGCCCGTCGCCGCGCCCGCGATCCCGCACGCCGACTGCACGCGGTCGGTGAAGAGCACGAGCTCGGGCTCACGGTACTGCGCGCTCGCCTGCTGGAAGATCCGGCCCCACGTGTCCTCGGTGTCGGCGAGGATGACCTGGACAAACTCGCCGGCGTCGTCCTGCGGTGGCACCTCGCCCGAGGTCTGCGTCTCGACGGTCGCCGCGCCGCCTCCGCCGCCGAGGAGCGCGAGGAGCTGCCCCGGATCGACCCCGAAGAGGAGACCGAGCAGGACGATGAGGAGGGTGCCGCCGCCGAGGGCGGCTTTGCCCTTCTTGCCTCGGACGTCGATGACGTTGGAGCTACGCCGGCGACCACGCCACTGGACCATGAGAGGAGGGGAAAATGGGAGAGGAGAAACGCCGCGCCGAATACGCCGGCGTCGTGGGTTAGTCAGGGGTTAAGCAACGTGCTACTCGTTCGGTTCCGCAGACGACTCCGACGCGGAGCGGGCGCGGTGCAGCACGCGGCCCTGCGTCACGAACGAGATGCCCTGCGAATTGGACGCGCTGATCATCACGGCCTCGACGACGGGCGGCGTCACAGCGAGATCGGCCTGCCACTCGACGATGAAATTGGCACCGACGCCGCCGCTGTCGTCCTGCTGTTCGACGAGGAAGTTCGTGCTCGCCATCGGGCCGACGGAGACCGGCGTGTCGATGTATCGCCGCACGAGCGCTCCGGCGTTGTCGTAATAGCGGACGGCGGTGAGGCGGATCGGCGTCGTGCCGTCCGTGTTGCGGACGCTGAGCGTCGCGGCGAGGTCGATGTCGCGGCGGCTGTCGCGGAAGTAGATGTGGGAGTAGATGGGGACATAGACGCGCTCGCCGAGGGCCATCTCCACAGGGTCCCACGCCTTGCCCGTCCTGTCTCCACCCGTCTCGCTCTCGCCCGACCCCGGCACGTCCTCGACGAAGGTGGGCGGCGGCGAGTCTTGGGCCGCACAGCCCGCCCCGAAGGCGGGGAGGATCAGGGCGAGCAGGAGGGCGATGCGAGGCATGGAGGGACTCAGAGGGAGGGCGCTACTCGTCGCGCAACGCGGCCTCGGACTGCGCCCGCGTCTCGGCGAACGCCTCGCTCGCGTTCCACTGCGGGCGGACGGTCGAATTCGCGATGGCGTAGCCGAGGCGGAGCGCGACGCGCGTCTGCTGGACGATTCCGGCGAAGGGCATCGTGTCGCTCAGCTCGTCGGCCGGCTGGTGGTAACGGGTCGCCCGGTAGTCGGCGGCGAGCTGGTCGGCGTAGTCGGCGGGCTGGCCACGGAAGGAACGGCCGGTTTTGACGAACACGGCGGGGACGCCGCCGCGCGCGAACGCGAGTTGGTCGCTGCGGAAGAAGATGCCCTGGTTCGGCTGGTTATCCGGCGTCACCGACATCCCCTCGGCCGCCGCCGCCGTGCGGAGGAGGCCGAGCATCTCGCTCCGCTCCGCGCCGATGCCGACGATGTCCTCCGTCGCGCCGTCGAGGTTGCCGGAGTCCACGTTGATGTTGGCGATCGTGTTCGCGAGCGGGATCGCGGGGTTCTCGGCGTAGTAGCCCGAGCCGAGCAGGCCGGACTCCTCCGCCGTCAGCGTGATAAAGACGACGGTCCGCGCCGACGGCCCCGCGGCCACGAACGCCTCGGCGAGTTCGAGCATCATCGCCACGCCGCTCGCGTTGTCGACGGCGCCGTTGTAGATCCCGTCCTCGCCCGCCGCCTCCAGCTCCCGGTCGATGCCGAGGTGGTCGTGGTGCGCGGTGTAGACGATCGCCTCCTCGGGCCGTGCCGTGCCCGCGAGCTTGCCGATCACGTTCGTCCCCTCGAACCGCCGCCGCTCGAACTCCATCGCGAGGTCGGCCGTGACGGGGAGTTCCTGCGGCTGGAAGTCGCGCGTGGCGGCGGCCTCCATCCACGCGTCCAGCGTCGTCCCGCTCATCGCGGCGAGCTGCTGGGCTACGGGCTCGGTGATCCAGCCCTTGAGTTGGAGCGGGTTGTCGGGCGGCGTCGTGAGCTGGATCTGCTCGCCACGTGCGCCTGACGAGAGAACGGTGAACGGGTAGCCCGCCGTCGGCTCGGTGTGGATGAGGAGGATGCCGGCCGCGCCCCGCCGCCGTGCTTCCTCGTACTTGTACGTCCATCGGCCGTTGTACGTCAGCGTGTCGGCCTGGAAGAGGTCGGGCTCCTCGGCCGTCGCGGGCGGGTCGTTGACGAGCGAGACGAGGACTTTGCCGCTCACGTCGACATCTTTGAAGTCGTCCCAATCATAGCCCGGATTCGAGATGCCGTAGCCGACGAACACGAGCGGGGCGTCGAACGAGGCGGCGTCGGCGTCGAGGTCCGTCGACGCGATGAAGTCCTCCACGAAGTCGAGCGCGACGGGCGCACCGTTTTCGGGCGTGAACGTCAGCGCGCCGATCTCCGTCGGCGTCGAGCCGAGGAGGGGAACGGGCTGGTAGAAGCTGCCGTCGGCGGCGCCGCCTTCGAGCCCCGCCGCCTGCATCTGCTCGCGGATGTACTCGATGGTCTTCTGCTCACCCGGCGTCCCCGTCCCGCGCCCCTCGAACGAATCGTCGGCGAGGACGGCGACGTGCGCGCGGAGTCCCGCGCTGTCGATCTCGGCGAGGGCGGCGTCGGGCACCGGCGGTGCTTCGGCGGGGATAACGTCGGTGCCGGCGGCGGGCGGCGAGGTCGTGTCGTCGCAGCCGGTGAAGAGGAGCGGGACGAAGAGGGCGAGCCAGAGCGTGCGGCGCATGGGATACGAGGCGGGTGGATGCAAAAGGGGCGCGGCCGACAGTTCGACCGCGCCCCGCAAAATAAGGGGAGAAGCGGACTGCTACCGTGACCGCCTCACCTTGTCCTGTCATCCTGAGCGGAACGTCCTGTCATCCTGAGCGGAAGGGAGTGGAGTCGAAGGATCTGTTCGGGCATGGCTTCAACAGGCTGGCAGGGCCTCTCCCGGAAAGATCCTTCGACTGCGGCCTGCGGCCTCCGCTCAGGATGACAAAATGGGACGGTTGGAGCACTACCCCATGTTCTCGATGAGGGCGTCGCCGAACTCGCTCGTCTTGAGGAGGGTCGCGCCGTCCATCAGCCGCTCGAAACGATTGCCAGGAAGTCAGTCGGGGCGAGGATGGGGATTCCTCGGAACGGGTGGAGCACGAGGAGATCCTCATCGCCCGTCACGAGGTAGTCCGCCCTCCCGCCGACCGCTACGTCGAGAAACTGTCGTCCCTGGGGTCTCGGCACGCCTGGATCGATTCGTTGGGCACGACACGAGAGGCCACGGTCACGACGCGCTGGGCGAACCCCGCTGCGCTCTCGGCCGGGAGGAACTTCCGCAGCCGAGGCCGTGCCAACACCTCGATCAATTCGTCATAGGTCGCCTCTGAGAAGAGGAGGAGTCCCTGCCGGGCCACGAGATCGACCGCTCGCTGGGGCTTCCCGCCCGGCGTGAGCAGGGCGCTGACGGGGACGTTCGTGTCGAGGACGACGCGGAGCGAATCCGTCACTTCTCGTCGCTCGGCGGGTCCTCGCTCAGCATCTCATCGAGGAGTTCGGGCGTGAGGCCCCGCTCCTGCGCCGCGCGTCCGACTTCATCCATGTACCGGCTGAGTTCCTCCGCGGCTTCGCGCTTCCCCCGGAGGGAGAGGGCAAAGGCGGACTCGGCACGCTCGCGGTCGGCCTGCGAGGCGTCGTGATAGGCGCGAGCGGTAGTCGGGTCCACACAGAGAGTGACGCGAGACGGAGGAGCAGGCATGGCGCGCGGGGTTAGTTCCCTTCGAAAACGCTGGGGCGGTCAGATCGTTTCGCGGTGTGCCGCAAGGGGCCTTCGTGTCTCGGCGCTGCAGGGGCAACGCATGCGTCGCCCCTGCGACGGAGGTCACGCGAGCAGCAGCCGGTGGCCTCTCGGCTCGGGGGGCAGCACGATCCTCCACTACGGCATCACATTCATAATCCCAGGGCCAGCGCTAATCTCGAAAGTGTAGTGCTGTCGAGTCCGTACTTGCAGTAAGCTCGAACACGTCTCGCGCTTCGCTGCCGTAGCCGATCAGCAACCCGGTGAGTCCCCCGAGTCCGGCGAAGAGCAACGCGCCTGCAAGTGCACTGTCGCCGCGACTGCTGATCACGATGTCCGGCCCTTCGTACGTGCTGAGGCCGACGACGTACCCGAGCGCTGCTCCACTACCGAAGCCGATGGCAAATCCCTCTCCGGCATGGCGGCCTCCGGTTGGGAATGAGATGGACTCGATCCCGCCTGTGGCGACGGTGCGGACCTGTCGCGCTTCGGGCTCCAGCCAGGACGTGGAGTCGGTGGCGATGCGGAGGGCATCGGCTTGGAGACGCTGTCCGTCGCGGAGCGTCACCGTGGCCTGCTGCCCCTTCGCCCGCTCGTTGACGGCAGCGCGTTCCTCCGGGGCTCCGTTATCGAACGGGATCGTGTGAGCACAGCCGGAGAGGAGGAGCGCAAGCAGCCACGCGGCTTTAGCCACGGGGAACGTGTTCATCAGTCCATGTTCTCGATGAGGGCGTCGCCGAACTCGCTCGTCTTGAGCAGCGTTGCGCCGTCCATCAGCCGCTCGAAGTCGTAGGTCACGCGTTTCTGCGAGATCGTCTTGTCCATCGACGAGATCAGGAGGTCGGCGGCCTCGGTCCAGCCCATGTAGCGGAACATCATCTCGCCCGAGAGGATGACCGACGACGGGTTCACCTTGTCCTGCCCGGCGTACTTCGGCGCCGTGCCGTGCGTGGCCTCGAAGATGGCCTGCCCCGTGTCGTAGTTGATGTTCGCGCCCGGCGCGATCCCGATGCCGCCGACCTGGGCGGCGAGGGCGTCGGAGATGTAGTCGCCGTTGAGGTTCATCGTGGCGATCACGTCGTAGCTCTTCGGCCGCGTGAGGATCTGCTGGAGCATGGCGTCGGCGATTACGTCGTTGACGGTGATCTCGCGACCGTCGTCGGTCGTGATGACCTGCCACGGGCCGCCGTCGAGGTCGGTCGCGCCGAACTCGTCGCGGGCGACCTCGTAGCCCCACGTGCGGAACGCGCCCTCGGTGAACTTCATGATGTTGCCCTTGTGTACGAGCGTGAGCGTCTCTGCGCCCGTCGCAATCGCGTAGCGGATGGCGGCGCGGACGAGCCGCTTCGTGCCCTCCTCGGAGATCGGCTTGATGCCGAGCCCGCTCGTGTTGGGGAAGCGGATGCTCGTCACGCCCATCTCGTCTTCGAGGAAGCGGCGGAGCTTCTCGACCTGCTCGGTCCCGGCGGCGAACTCGATCCCGGCGTAGATATCCTCCGTGTTCTCGCGGAAGATGGTCATATTCACCTCTTCCGGGTTGCGCACCGGGGAGGGCACACCGTCGAAGTAGCGGACGGGGCGGACGCAGGCATAGAGATCGAGCTTCTGGCGGAGCGCGACGTTGAGGCTGCGGAAGCCGCCGCCGACGGGCGTCGTGAGCGGGCCTTTGATGGCGACGAGGTAGCGCTCG includes these proteins:
- a CDS encoding putative toxin-antitoxin system toxin component, PIN family; the protein is MTDSLRVVLDTNVPVSALLTPGGKPQRAVDLVARQGLLLFSEATYDELIEVLARPRLRKFLPAESAAGFAQRVVTVASRVVPNESIQACRDPRDDSFST
- a CDS encoding class I SAM-dependent methyltransferase; translation: MFRLIARHLRTPDGLFGRLIARLMNVGNRPMNRATLEALGLEAGHRVLEIGFGGASLFDELLRRTPEGAVAGLELSDTMRHRAERQFRLAIEQGRLDLKRGSVEAIPFGDASFDRAFTVNTIYFWSDPERAARELARVLTPGGRLCIAYGRVEDLQRLPPTQYGFRLWERDEVESLLRGAGFEAIESDETVDARRSFILTSATAPDRE
- a CDS encoding M20/M25/M40 family metallo-hydrolase, yielding MRRTLWLALFVPLLFTGCDDTTSPPAAGTDVIPAEAPPVPDAALAEIDSAGLRAHVAVLADDSFEGRGTGTPGEQKTIEYIREQMQAAGLEGGAADGSFYQPVPLLGSTPTEIGALTFTPENGAPVALDFVEDFIASTDLDADAASFDAPLVFVGYGISNPGYDWDDFKDVDVSGKVLVSLVNDPPATAEEPDLFQADTLTYNGRWTYKYEEARRRGAAGILLIHTEPTAGYPFTVLSSGARGEQIQLTTPPDNPLQLKGWITEPVAQQLAAMSGTTLDAWMEAAATRDFQPQELPVTADLAMEFERRRFEGTNVIGKLAGTARPEEAIVYTAHHDHLGIDRELEAAGEDGIYNGAVDNASGVAMMLELAEAFVAAGPSARTVVFITLTAEESGLLGSGYYAENPAIPLANTIANINVDSGNLDGATEDIVGIGAERSEMLGLLRTAAAAEGMSVTPDNQPNQGIFFRSDQLAFARGGVPAVFVKTGRSFRGQPADYADQLAADYRATRYHQPADELSDTMPFAGIVQQTRVALRLGYAIANSTVRPQWNASEAFAETRAQSEAALRDE
- a CDS encoding neutral zinc metallopeptidase; its protein translation is MVQWRGRRRSSNVIDVRGKKGKAALGGGTLLIVLLGLLFGVDPGQLLALLGGGGGAATVETQTSGEVPPQDDAGEFVQVILADTEDTWGRIFQQASAQYREPELVLFTDRVQSACGIAGAATGPFYCPTDQRVYLDLGFFRQLQRMGASGDFAIAYVIAHEIGHHVQNLEGTLSQVQQMKQRLPQAQANELSVRTELQADCYAGVWAYYAETERDLLETGDVQEGIDAAGAVGDDRIQGDAASPDSFTHGTSAQRVEAFQSGFRSGDVGSCDTFADLQR
- the icd gene encoding NADP-dependent isocitrate dehydrogenase, with the protein product MSDAAFTQLTAPTDGEAIAMRDGSLDVPDRPILPFIEGDGTGPDIWAASRRVLDAAVEKAYGSDRQIEWFEVYAGEKAFDTFGEWLPEDTLTAIERYLVAIKGPLTTPVGGGFRSLNVALRQKLDLYACVRPVRYFDGVPSPVRNPEEVNMTIFRENTEDIYAGIEFAAGTEQVEKLRRFLEDEMGVTSIRFPNTSGLGIKPISEEGTKRLVRAAIRYAIATGAETLTLVHKGNIMKFTEGAFRTWGYEVARDEFGATDLDGGPWQVITTDDGREITVNDVIADAMLQQILTRPKSYDVIATMNLNGDYISDALAAQVGGIGIAPGANINYDTGQAIFEATHGTAPKYAGQDKVNPSSVILSGEMMFRYMGWTEAADLLISSMDKTISQKRVTYDFERLMDGATLLKTSEFGDALIENMD
- a CDS encoding DUF3124 domain-containing protein, which gives rise to MPRIALLLALILPAFGAGCAAQDSPPPTFVEDVPGSGESETGGDRTGKAWDPVEMALGERVYVPIYSHIYFRDSRRDIDLAATLSVRNTDGTTPIRLTAVRYYDNAGALVRRYIDTPVSVGPMASTNFLVEQQDDSGGVGANFIVEWQADLAVTPPVVEAVMISASNSQGISFVTQGRVLHRARSASESSAEPNE